In one window of Miscanthus floridulus cultivar M001 chromosome 12, ASM1932011v1, whole genome shotgun sequence DNA:
- the LOC136498152 gene encoding ABC transporter G family member 5-like — protein sequence MPKNSCAGGCEIQASGINYRITVSSRPHPPLKVWSRSDDDVHVQDHQDHHHHHSVRHVLRDVSCRARPGELLAIVGPSGAGKSTLLEILAGRLSPSPQHDLLLLDGAAAHSADLRRVSGYVTQQDVLFPLLTVRETLLFSARLRLGARLPAKDMDARVEALLDDLTLRRVAATRIKDLSGGERRRVSIGVEAVHDPPVLILDEPTSGLDSASALQIVGALRAMAETRGRTVLLSIHQPGARIVKMFDSVLLLAAGCVLHQGTVDQLRALLGDAGLHLPPHVDAVEFAIDSVDALPLHRRHASAAGLQAPPPQPQHQQPSSREREGRCTLQHLFQLHGKQVADEDTAAVVPVMASSAAATAGSRYANSRAREVAVLSQRFFKNVARTRQLFACRTVCMLVAGLALGSIFYDLGEDKVAERVGLFAFLLTFLLSSTTEALPIFLQERDILAKETSSGAYRVSSYAVANAVVFLPFQLALAVVFAAPVYWLAGLRRTAAAFGYFLLVIWLILYTANSVVVCFAAAAPDFVVGNAAIQGVMGSFFLFSGYFIARSAMPACWVFMHYLSLFKWPFEALLVNEFAGGGRCVVRALGQCVATGDEVLRREGLGEECRWRNVGVMVAFTAAYRVLGYAVLRVRCSLALNKGAVAAGPPSLGLSRRLRSQLAIIGAAAWPSPSSSSTPPP from the coding sequence ATGCCGAAGAATTCCTGCGCCGGAGGCTGCGAGATCCAAGCCAGCGGCATCAACTACCGCATCACCGTCTCCAGCCGACCACACCCTCCTCTCAAGGTCTGGAGCAGGTCAGACGACGACGTCCATGTCCAAGACCACcaggaccaccaccaccaccacagcgtCCGCCATGTGCTCAGGGACGTCTCCTGCCGCGCGCGCCCCGGCGAGCTGCTCGCCATCGTTGGCCCCAGCGGCGCCGGCAAGTCCACCCTGCTCGAGATCCTCGCTGGCCGCCTCTCCCCGTCCCCGCAGcacgacctcctcctcctcgacgGCGCCGCCGCCCACAGCGCCGACCTCCGCCGCGTCTCCGGCTACGTCACCCAACAGGACGTACTCTTCCCGCTGCTCACCGTGCGCGAGACGCTGCTCTTCAGCGCGCGCCTCCGCCTAGGCGCGCGCCTGCCGGCAAAGGACATGGACGCCCGCGTCGAGGCGCTCCTCGACGACCTCACCCTGCGCCGCGTCGCCGCCACCAGGATCAAGGACCTCTCCGGCGGAGAGCGAAGGCGCGTCTCCATCGGCGTCGAGGCCGTGCATGACCCGCCCGTGCTCATCCTCGACGAGCCCACCTCCGGCCTCGACAGCGCCTCCGCGCTCCAGATCGTCGGCGCTCTCCGCGCCATGGCCGAGACGCGCGGACGCACCGTGCTGCTCAGCATCCACCAGCCGGGAGCGCGCATCGTCAAGATGTTCGACTCCGTCCTCCTGCTAGCCGCCGGCTGCGTCCTCCACCAGGGCACCGTCGACCAGCTCCGCGCCCTGCTAGGGGACGCGGGCCTCCACCTGCCCCCGCACGTGGACGCCGTCGAGTTCGCCATCGACTCCGTCGACGCGCTccccctccaccgccgccacgccAGCGCCGCCGGGCTGCAGGCGCCGCCTCCCCAGCCCCAGCACCAGCAGCCGTCCTCCCGGGAGCGGGAGGGCCGCTGCACGCTGCAGCATCTGTTCCAGCTGCACGGCAAGCAGGTGGCCGACGAGgacaccgccgccgtcgtccccgtGATGGCTAGCAGCGCGGCCGCCACTGCGGGCAGCCGGTACGCCAACTCGCGGGCGCGCGAGGTCGCGGTGCTGTCCCAGCGCTTCTTCAAGAACGTGGCGCGGACGCGGCAGCTCTTCGCGTGCCGCACCGTGTGCATGCTGGTGGCGGGGCTTGCGCTGGGCTCCATCTTCTACGACCTCGGCGAGGACAAGGTGGCGGAGCGCGTGGGCCTCTTCGCCTTCCTGCTCACCTTCCTCCTGTCGTCCACCACGGAGGCGCTGCCCATCTTCCTGCAGGAGCGCGACATCCTGGCCAAGGAGACGTCGTCGGGGGCGTACCGGGTGTCGTCGTACGCGGTGGCCAACGCGGTGGTGTTCCTGCCCTTCCAGCTGGCGCTGGCCGTCGTGTTCGCGGCGCCCGTGTACTGGCTGGCGGGTCTCCGTCGCACGGCGGCGGCGTTCGGCTACTTCCTGCTGGTGATATGGCTGATCCTGTACACGGCGAACTCGGTGGTGGTGTGcttcgcggcggcggcgccggactTCGTGGTGGGGAACGCGGCGATCCAGGGAGTGATgggctccttcttcctcttctcgggCTACTTCATCGCGCGGTCGGCGATGCCGGCGTGCTGGGTGTTCATGCACTACCTATCGCTGTTCAAGTGGCCGTTCGAGGCGCTGCTGGTGAACGAGTTCGCCGGCGGCGGGAGGTGCGTGGTGCGGGCGCTGGGCCAGTGTGTGGCGACTGGGGACGAGGTGCTGCGGCGCGAGGGGCTCGGGGAAGAGTGCAGGTGGCGCAACGTCGGCGTCATGGTGGCCTTCACGGCGGCCTACAGGGTGTTGGGCTACGCCGTGCTGAGGGTGAGGTGCAGCCTCGCGCTCAACAAGGGGGCCGTGGCCGCCGGACCACCCAGCCTCGGCCTCAGCCGCCGCCTGAGAAGCCAGCTAGCCATCATCGGCGCCGCTGCGTGGCCCTCGCCGTCTTCTTCTTCCACCCCGCCGCCGTGA
- the LOC136498156 gene encoding ras-related protein RABC1-like, protein MDSSSSSSSLSQQPEFDYLFKLLLIGDSGVGKSSLLLRFTSDSFEDLSPTIGVDFKVKMVSIGGKKLKLAIWDTAGQERFRTLTSSYYRGAQGIIMVYDVTRRETFTNLSDIWAKEIDLYSTNQDCIKMLVGNKVDKESERAVTKKEGIEFAREYGCLFLECSAKTKVNVEQCFEELVLKILDTPSLLADASSGAKKNIFKQKPPEADAAASSCC, encoded by the exons ATggattcctcctcctcctcgtccagcctGAGCCAGCAGCCCGAGTTCGACTACCTTTTCAAGCTCCTCCTGATCGGCGACTCCGGCGTCGGCAAGAGCAGCCTCCTCCTCCGCTTCACCTCCGACTCCTTCGAGGACCTCTCCCCCACAATAG GTGTTGACTTCAAGGTGAAGATGGTTAGCATTGGTGGCAAAAAACTCAAGCTTGCCATCTGGGACACAG CTGGACAAGAGAGATTTAGGACCTTGACCAGCTCTTACTACAGAGGGGCACAGGGGATCATTATGG TGTATGATGTCACTCGACGAGAAACATTTACCAATCTTTCTGATATATGGGCGAAGGAAATTGACCTGTATTCAACCAACCAGGACTGTATAAAGATGCTTGTTGGAAATAAAGTAGACAAG GAAAGTGAGAGAGCTGTCACGAAAAAGGAGGGGATTGAATTTGCCAGGGAATACGGATGTTTATTTCTAGAATGCAgtgcaaaaacaaaagtaaatGTAGAACAGTGCTTTGAGGAACTCGTTCTAAAG ATATTAGACACGCCAAGCCTCCTCGCGGATGCTTCCTCAGGGGCCAAGAAGAACATCTTCAAGCAGAAGCCTCCAGAAGCTGACGCCGCCGCAAGCAGCTGCTGTTAA
- the LOC136498154 gene encoding NAC domain-containing protein 100-like has translation MPPTFLAPYNILALDLIVGNLSCTGRSSFHQLAASFLPTITSFPSFQFCTSLPSITAKSETSVLPMAKTSLPPGFRFHPTDVELTVYYLKRKLLGKHLRCNAITEIDLYKFAPWDLPERASLESNDLVWYFFCPRDRKYSSGLRTNRSTGVGYWKATGKDRPVVYNSRTVGMKRTLVFHLGKPPRGDRTDWVMYEYRLEDEELAASGVKLDACVLCKIFQKSGPGPKIGAQYGAPFNEEDWNDASNVECSPYAPSVAPCVPESSHGVLNSAGQHLAVSYDGKVPLGSSAERINRPAVNGVHPDRPSPDIPNDCIHIQLLAEIIRCSSMHLLCTGGEDGLLPDSTADYDSDNRVSLDDVETIFCEVDELGPQALVNNTNHCDSCGEHLIHPMLVARGAEQYLELNDLSFSLTDGPDSCGMLCSNDVSVEQPPDLELRFEQVSPAHISNTANASTSTTAGSSASVPLTEDHRT, from the exons ATGCCACCGACGTTTCTTGCGCCCTACAATATTTTGGCATTGGACTTGATAGTTGGCAATCTTTCTTGTACTGGACGTTCCAGCTTTCACCAACTTGCTGCTTCTTTTCTACCTACAATCACATCTTTTCCTTCTTTCCAATTTTGTACCTCATTACCATCAATTACTGCTAAAAGTGAAACAAGTGTTCTCCCTATGGCCAAGACATCTCTTCCTCCTGGTTTCCGGTTTCATCCAACTGATGTAGAACTCACAGTCTACTATTTAAAGAGGAAGCTACTGGGAAAACACTTACGCTGCAATGCTATTACTGAGATTGATCTATACAAGTTCGCCCCTTGGGATCTTCCAG AGAGAGCTTCCTTGGAGAGTAACGATCTAGTGTGGTATTTCTTTTGCCCACGCGATAGGAAATATTCTAGTGGGTTAAGGACTAATCGCTCAACTGGAGTTGGATATTGGAAAGCTACCGGGAAGGACAGGCCGGTGGTATATAATTCTAGGACTGTTGGGATGAAGAGAACTTTAGTGTTTCATCTTGGCAAGCCACCACGAGGTGATAGAACTGACTGGGTAATGTACGAATATAGGCTGGAGGACGAGGAACTAGCTGCTTCTGGTGTTAAACTG GATGCCTGCGTTCTATGCAAAATCTTTCAGAAAAGTGGTCCAGGGCCCAAGATTGGGGCACAGTATGGTGCTCCATTCAACGAAGAAGACTGGAACGATGCCAGCAATGTAGAATGTTCTCCATATGCCCCTTCTGTGGCCCCTTGCGTACCTGAATCAAGTCATGGTGTGTTGAATTCTGCTGGTCAACACCTGGCTGTGAGTTATGATGGCAAGGTTCCCTTGGGCTCCTCAGCAGAACGTATCAACAGACCTGCTGTCAATGGAGTTCATCCTGATAGACCTTCTCCTGATATTCCTAATGATTGCATACACATACAACTGCTAGCTGAGATTATCAGATGTTCCTCAATGCATCTTTTATGTACtggtggtgaagatggtttgctg CCTGATTCAACTGCTGACTATGATAGTGACAATAGAGTATCTTTGGATGATGTTGAAACAATATTCTGTGAAGTGGATGAGCTTGGGCCCCAGGCTCTGGTGAACAACACTAATCATTGTGACTCATGTGGTGAACATTTGATTCACCCTATGCTGGTAGCACGAGGAGCCGAGCAGTACTTAGAGCTAAATGACCTGTCCTTTTCTCTCACTGATGGTCCTGATTCCTGTGGCATGCTGTGTTCCAATGATGTATCTGTTGAGCAGCCACCAGATCTTGAGCTCAGGTTTGAGCAGGTCTCTCCGGCCCACATCTCCAATACCGCTAATGCTTCCACATCAACAACTGCTGGTTCATCTGCTTCAGTACCCTTAACTGAGGATCACAGGACCTGA